In Halomarina salina, one DNA window encodes the following:
- a CDS encoding transporter produces MVQKSTFVILAGVVFLFIPIPPIATIIGIVLIFAGVAMRSMGGS; encoded by the coding sequence ATGGTTCAGAAGTCGACGTTCGTGATACTCGCCGGTGTCGTGTTCCTGTTCATCCCCATCCCGCCCATCGCGACCATCATCGGCATCGTGCTCATCTTCGCGGGAGTCGCGATGCGGTCTATGGGCGGGTCCTGA